The Streptomyces sp. NBC_01775 genome includes a region encoding these proteins:
- a CDS encoding MFS transporter produces the protein MAGGPHVTEPHVTADKAHVASQHPAVRSAVHKIFRRVVPLFFVMFVANYVDRVNIGFAQDHLKADISLSSTAFGFGAGLFFVAYAIFEVPSNMLMERFGAKVWLTRIMITWGLVASAMAFVNSAEMFYVLRFLLGVAEAGFFPAVIYYFTRWLPDADRGRATAIFLMGSGTASVIAGPLSGALLEMHGIWGHSGWQWMFFIEGMASVVLGLFCFRFLDSRLEDATWLNDEEKSEIVKAIDTEQEARDAERGTARISRWKLLADPQMLLFCWLYFAISVALYAVTFWLPSIVDDIGGLSEFEVGLLVAVPWLCAIGAVYISGRTSDRVGKRRPFLVGALLLGSLGTLLATLVSPWLALGALCFAAMGFKTASPIFWTIPQSYLDARIAAPAIALVNSLGNLGGFVSPTVFGILEDTTGSAEGGLIGLSVVGVLAAVTVSLVRGGGRNERRRRGKPSTVPSPTQAT, from the coding sequence ATGGCGGGCGGCCCTCACGTTACGGAGCCGCACGTGACCGCAGACAAAGCGCACGTCGCCTCGCAGCACCCCGCCGTCCGCAGCGCCGTCCACAAGATCTTCCGACGCGTTGTGCCCCTCTTCTTCGTGATGTTCGTGGCCAACTACGTCGACCGCGTCAACATCGGCTTCGCCCAGGACCACCTCAAGGCCGACATCTCCCTCTCCTCCACCGCCTTCGGCTTCGGCGCGGGCCTCTTCTTCGTCGCGTACGCCATCTTCGAAGTACCGAGCAACATGCTCATGGAGCGCTTCGGCGCCAAGGTCTGGCTGACCCGCATCATGATCACCTGGGGCCTGGTGGCCTCCGCCATGGCGTTCGTCAACAGCGCCGAGATGTTCTACGTGCTGCGCTTCCTGCTCGGCGTGGCCGAGGCCGGCTTCTTCCCCGCCGTCATCTACTACTTCACCCGATGGCTGCCCGACGCCGACCGCGGCCGGGCCACCGCCATCTTCCTGATGGGCTCCGGCACCGCGTCGGTCATCGCCGGACCTCTTTCCGGCGCGCTCCTGGAGATGCACGGGATCTGGGGGCACAGCGGGTGGCAGTGGATGTTCTTCATCGAGGGCATGGCCTCGGTCGTGCTGGGTCTGTTCTGCTTCCGCTTCCTGGACTCCCGGCTGGAGGACGCGACCTGGCTGAACGACGAGGAGAAGTCCGAAATCGTCAAGGCGATCGACACCGAGCAGGAGGCGAGGGACGCCGAGCGCGGCACGGCCCGGATCTCCCGCTGGAAACTGCTCGCCGACCCGCAGATGCTGCTGTTCTGCTGGCTCTACTTCGCGATCTCGGTGGCCCTGTACGCGGTGACGTTCTGGCTGCCGAGCATCGTGGACGACATCGGCGGACTCTCCGAGTTCGAGGTCGGGCTGCTGGTCGCGGTGCCGTGGCTGTGCGCGATCGGCGCGGTGTACATCTCGGGGCGGACCTCGGACCGGGTGGGGAAGCGGCGGCCCTTCCTGGTCGGCGCGCTGCTGCTGGGCTCGCTCGGCACACTGCTCGCGACGCTCGTCTCGCCCTGGCTCGCGCTGGGCGCGCTGTGCTTCGCCGCGATGGGGTTCAAGACGGCGTCCCCCATCTTCTGGACCATTCCGCAGAGCTACCTCGACGCGCGGATCGCCGCCCCCGCCATCGCTCTGGTCAACTCGCTCGGCAATCTGGGCGGGTTCGTCTCCCCCACGGTCTTCGGGATACTGGAGGACACGACGGGCAGCGCCGAGGGCGGGCTGATCGGGCTGTCGGTGGTCGGTGTACTCGCCGCGGTGACGGTGTCCCTGGTCCGGGGCGGCGGCCGTAACGAGCGGCGTCGGCGCGGGAAGCCGAGCACAGTACCGAGTCCTACCCAGGCCACCTGA
- a CDS encoding winged helix-turn-helix transcriptional regulator, which yields MSCPVEITLAALRGRWTTLIVRELLRGPHTFSDLAAALPDLSAKVLTDRLRQLTEAGVLHRHRTVGWPSTVRYELTPWGRELGPVLQAMWEWGARAEQAAEVAQAGQVAEAGQEA from the coding sequence GTGTCCTGTCCGGTCGAGATCACCCTCGCGGCCCTGCGCGGCCGGTGGACGACGCTGATCGTGCGCGAACTGCTGCGCGGGCCGCACACCTTCAGTGACCTGGCCGCCGCGCTGCCGGACCTCTCCGCCAAGGTCCTCACCGACCGGCTGCGCCAGCTCACCGAGGCCGGTGTCCTGCACCGCCACCGCACCGTCGGCTGGCCGAGCACCGTGCGCTACGAACTCACCCCGTGGGGGCGGGAGCTGGGGCCCGTCCTCCAGGCGATGTGGGAGTGGGGCGCGCGGGCGGAGCAGGCGGCCGAGGTCGCGCAGGCCGGGCAGGTCGCGGAGGCCGGGCAGGAGGCGTGA
- a CDS encoding YybH family protein: protein MNTTDTPTPTGTTTAPPHPLAREAADVPAVFAARFNSGDPRAVAQMYEPDAVFAPPGGGVADSPEAIARANAGFLGLGLPLTVRPRHTYVAGDVALLVVDWEIEGTGPDGEPVHIEGTATDVARRAADGYWRYAIDRPAGNETAQSSSRGRSNVARMVAGS from the coding sequence ATGAACACCACCGACACCCCCACCCCCACCGGCACAACAACCGCTCCCCCACACCCCCTCGCCAGGGAGGCCGCAGATGTGCCTGCGGTCTTCGCGGCCCGCTTCAACAGCGGCGACCCCCGGGCGGTGGCGCAGATGTACGAGCCGGACGCCGTGTTCGCCCCACCAGGGGGCGGAGTCGCCGACTCCCCCGAGGCCATCGCCCGCGCGAACGCCGGCTTCCTCGGACTCGGCCTCCCCCTCACCGTCCGCCCGCGCCACACCTACGTCGCGGGCGACGTCGCCCTGCTGGTCGTGGACTGGGAGATCGAGGGCACGGGCCCGGACGGCGAGCCGGTCCACATCGAGGGGACGGCCACCGACGTCGCGCGGCGCGCGGCCGACGGGTACTGGCGGTACGCGATCGACCGGCCCGCCGGCAACGAAACCGCCCAGTCCTCCTCCAGGGGCCGCTCGAACGTCGCGCGCATGGTGGCAGGGTCGTAG
- a CDS encoding acyl-CoA thioesterase — protein sequence MTVRGYETDTQGHLNQSVYLQYTEHARWEYLKAAGIEQSDIVAKGVGPVALEQTVRYKHELRAGDETTVSCAFEWVPGRKVFFLRQEVRKTDGTLAAEVTGTGGMMDLRARRLVADPRAALRDLASDPKVLGLE from the coding sequence GTGACCGTGCGGGGCTACGAGACCGACACCCAGGGCCACCTCAACCAGAGCGTGTACCTCCAGTACACGGAGCACGCGCGCTGGGAGTATCTGAAGGCGGCCGGCATCGAGCAGAGCGACATCGTGGCCAAGGGCGTGGGCCCCGTGGCGCTGGAGCAGACGGTGCGCTACAAGCACGAGCTGCGGGCGGGCGACGAGACCACGGTGAGCTGCGCCTTCGAGTGGGTTCCCGGACGCAAGGTCTTCTTCCTGCGCCAGGAGGTCCGCAAGACGGACGGCACGCTCGCGGCCGAAGTGACGGGGACGGGCGGCATGATGGACCTGCGCGCCAGGCGCCTGGTGGCCGACCCCCGCGCGGCCCTGCGCGACCTGGCCTCCGATCCCAAGGTGCTGGGGCTGGAGTAG
- a CDS encoding L,D-transpeptidase yields MEKPVITVGKRRKGLAATAALLGGVLTLSGCGMFGGDDGGTEKSSAKSDISAEKNTSVARIKLSAKDGSDKASINKGGNVAVSKGKLTAVTMKAAQSGTPVEGTLSGNGKSWKPKQQLERATKYEITAKAKDSDGRKAVENATFTTVAPDKSFIGTYAGEDGATVGVGMPVSITFDKQITNKKAVQSAIKVNSTSGQEVVGHWFGNDRLDFRPEDYWKPNSKVTLDLKLDGVDAGNGNTGVQDKKVTFNIGREQISTVDVKNYTMKVERDGKTLKSVPISAGSPSNPTYNGKMVISEKHTETRMDGNTVGFGRKGSEGYDIKDVPHAMRLSTSGTFIHGNYWGAPFGSGNTSHGCVGLKDARGAGSTTTPGGWFYKESLIGDVVVVKGSPDKTVQPDNGLNGWNMDWAKWKAGSAV; encoded by the coding sequence ATGGAGAAGCCAGTGATAACGGTGGGGAAGCGCCGCAAGGGTCTTGCGGCGACGGCCGCGCTGCTCGGCGGTGTGTTGACGCTGAGTGGATGCGGCATGTTCGGCGGGGACGACGGGGGCACGGAGAAATCCTCGGCGAAGTCTGACATATCCGCCGAAAAGAATACTTCGGTCGCACGAATAAAGCTCTCCGCCAAGGACGGCTCCGACAAGGCCAGCATCAACAAGGGCGGCAACGTCGCCGTCAGCAAGGGCAAGCTCACCGCCGTCACCATGAAGGCGGCGCAGAGCGGCACCCCTGTTGAGGGCACGCTCTCCGGCAACGGCAAGAGCTGGAAGCCCAAGCAGCAGCTGGAGCGCGCCACCAAGTACGAGATCACGGCGAAGGCGAAGGACAGCGACGGCCGCAAGGCCGTCGAGAACGCCACCTTCACCACGGTCGCCCCCGACAAGAGCTTCATCGGCACTTACGCCGGTGAGGACGGCGCCACCGTCGGCGTGGGCATGCCGGTCTCGATCACGTTCGACAAGCAGATCACCAACAAGAAGGCCGTCCAGTCCGCGATCAAGGTCAACTCGACCAGCGGTCAGGAAGTCGTCGGCCACTGGTTCGGCAACGACCGCCTCGACTTCCGCCCCGAGGACTACTGGAAGCCGAATTCGAAGGTCACCCTCGACCTCAAGCTCGACGGCGTGGACGCGGGCAACGGAAACACCGGCGTCCAGGACAAGAAGGTCACCTTCAACATCGGCCGTGAGCAGATCAGCACGGTCGACGTGAAGAACTACACGATGAAGGTCGAGCGCGACGGCAAGACCCTCAAGAGCGTGCCGATCTCCGCGGGCAGCCCGTCCAACCCCACGTACAACGGCAAGATGGTGATCTCCGAGAAGCACACGGAGACCCGGATGGACGGCAACACCGTCGGGTTCGGCCGCAAGGGCTCCGAGGGCTACGACATCAAGGACGTCCCGCACGCCATGCGTCTGTCGACCTCCGGCACCTTCATCCACGGCAACTACTGGGGCGCCCCCTTCGGCTCCGGCAACACCAGCCACGGCTGTGTCGGCCTGAAGGACGCCCGGGGCGCGGGCAGCACCACCACCCCCGGCGGCTGGTTCTACAAGGAATCCCTGATCGGCGACGTCGTGGTCGTCAAGGGCTCGCCGGACAAGACCGTCCAGCCCGACAACGGCCTCAACGGCTGGAACATGGACTGGGCGAAGTGGAAGGCCGGCTCCGCGGTCTGA
- the hutH gene encoding histidine ammonia-lyase, with product MHTVVVGDAGTTPEEVLAVARGGARVELHEDAVRALRTARRFIDELAAKPEPVYGVSTGFGALAVRHIGPDLRAQLQRNIVRSHAAGMGPRVEREVVRALMFLRLKTLASGRTGVRPEVAQTMADVLNAGITPAVHEYGSLGCSGDLAPLSHCALTLMGEGEAEGPDGTLEPSGELLARHGIEPVELREKEGLALLNGTDGMLGMLLMACADLARLFTSADIAAALSLEALLGTDRVLAPELHAIRPHPGQAASAANMLKVLDGSGLTGHHQDDAPRVQDAYSVRCAPQVAGAGRDTLAHARTVAERELAAAVDNPVVLPDGRVESNGNFHGAPVAYVLDFLAVAVADLASIAERRTDRLLDKNRSHGLPPFLAHDAGVDSGLMIAQYTQAALVSELKRLAVPASADSIPSSAMQEDHVSMGWSAARKLRTALDGLTRVVAVELYTATRAVELRSATAGLTPGGAARAVVAALREAGAQGPGEDRFLAPDLAAAEEFVRSGALVAAAEAATGPLV from the coding sequence ATGCACACTGTGGTGGTGGGGGACGCGGGGACCACTCCCGAGGAGGTCCTCGCCGTCGCCCGCGGGGGCGCCCGCGTCGAGCTGCACGAGGACGCGGTCCGGGCGCTGCGCACCGCGCGCCGTTTCATCGACGAGCTGGCGGCCAAGCCGGAACCCGTCTACGGCGTCTCCACCGGCTTCGGCGCCCTGGCCGTGCGCCACATCGGGCCCGACCTGCGGGCCCAGTTGCAGCGCAACATCGTCCGCTCGCACGCCGCCGGAATGGGCCCGCGCGTCGAGCGCGAGGTGGTGCGCGCGCTGATGTTCCTGCGGCTGAAGACCCTCGCCTCGGGCCGCACCGGCGTACGTCCCGAGGTCGCGCAGACCATGGCCGACGTGCTCAACGCGGGCATCACCCCCGCCGTGCACGAGTACGGCTCCCTCGGCTGCTCAGGAGACCTCGCGCCCCTGTCCCACTGCGCCCTCACGCTCATGGGAGAGGGCGAGGCGGAGGGGCCCGACGGCACCCTGGAGCCCTCCGGCGAACTGCTGGCCCGGCACGGCATCGAGCCCGTCGAACTGCGCGAGAAGGAGGGGCTGGCGCTCCTCAACGGCACCGACGGGATGCTCGGCATGCTGCTGATGGCCTGCGCCGACCTCGCGCGGCTGTTCACCTCCGCCGACATCGCCGCGGCCCTCTCGCTGGAGGCGCTGCTCGGCACCGACCGGGTCCTGGCCCCCGAGCTGCACGCCATCCGCCCGCACCCGGGCCAGGCCGCCAGCGCGGCCAACATGCTGAAGGTCCTGGACGGTTCGGGTCTCACCGGCCATCACCAGGACGACGCGCCCCGCGTCCAGGACGCCTACTCCGTGCGCTGCGCTCCCCAGGTGGCGGGCGCCGGACGCGACACCCTGGCCCACGCGCGCACCGTCGCCGAACGCGAGCTGGCCGCCGCCGTCGACAACCCGGTGGTGCTCCCCGACGGGCGCGTGGAGTCCAACGGCAACTTCCACGGCGCGCCCGTGGCCTACGTCCTCGACTTCCTCGCCGTCGCCGTCGCCGACCTCGCCTCCATCGCCGAGCGCCGCACCGACCGGCTGCTCGACAAGAACCGCTCGCACGGCCTGCCGCCGTTCCTCGCGCACGACGCGGGCGTCGACTCGGGGCTGATGATCGCTCAGTACACGCAGGCGGCCCTCGTCAGCGAGCTGAAGCGCCTGGCGGTGCCCGCCTCGGCCGACTCGATCCCCTCCTCGGCCATGCAGGAGGACCACGTCTCCATGGGCTGGTCGGCGGCGCGCAAGCTGCGCACCGCGCTCGACGGGCTCACCCGCGTCGTCGCCGTCGAGCTGTACACGGCGACGCGCGCCGTGGAACTGCGCTCCGCCACCGCCGGCCTCACCCCGGGCGGGGCGGCGCGGGCCGTCGTCGCCGCGCTGCGGGAGGCCGGGGCGCAGGGCCCCGGCGAGGACCGCTTCCTGGCCCCGGACCTGGCAGCCGCCGAGGAGTTCGTCCGCTCGGGTGCCCTGGTCGCCGCGGCCGAAGCGGCCACGGGCCCGCTGGTGTAG
- a CDS encoding TetR/AcrR family transcriptional regulator, which produces MGRAGLTVERIVAAAADLADEVGLDKVTLSALARGFGVKDASLYSHINGLDDLRTRIAVLAAGEMTDRIGAAVVGRAGKDAMIAFAHAYRGYALDHPGRYAAGQLPIDPAVAAESPGHRRSVELTHGMLRAYGLEEPDLTDAGRLLRSTFHGYADLETRAGFGAPRKIDASWERGLEALHLLLEHWPRAAPAHPAHPTQKKRGTENRGTKNGNQKSRSTKNGSTKNRSAKRGRS; this is translated from the coding sequence ATGGGCCGTGCGGGGCTGACCGTGGAGCGGATCGTGGCGGCGGCGGCCGATCTCGCGGACGAGGTGGGCCTGGACAAGGTCACCCTCTCCGCGCTGGCGCGCGGCTTCGGCGTCAAGGACGCGAGCCTCTACTCCCACATCAACGGGCTCGACGACCTGCGGACGCGGATCGCCGTGCTCGCCGCCGGCGAGATGACCGACCGCATCGGCGCCGCCGTCGTGGGCCGCGCGGGCAAGGACGCCATGATCGCCTTCGCCCATGCCTACCGCGGCTACGCACTGGATCACCCGGGCCGCTACGCCGCCGGCCAGCTCCCGATCGACCCCGCCGTCGCCGCCGAGTCGCCCGGCCACCGCCGCAGCGTCGAACTCACCCACGGAATGCTGCGCGCCTACGGCCTGGAGGAGCCCGACCTCACCGACGCCGGGCGGCTGCTGCGCAGCACCTTCCACGGCTACGCGGACCTGGAGACGCGGGCGGGCTTCGGAGCCCCCCGGAAGATCGACGCCTCCTGGGAACGGGGCCTGGAGGCCCTGCACCTGCTCCTGGAGCACTGGCCGAGAGCGGCCCCGGCACACCCGGCACACCCAACGCAAAAGAAGCGCGGCACAGAGAACCGCGGCACGAAGAACGGCAACCAGAAGAGCCGCAGCACGAAGAACGGCAGCACGAAGAACCGCAGCGCCAAGAGAGGGAGATCATGA
- a CDS encoding alpha/beta hydrolase: MIDQSAGAAAPLVGTLPVPGATLRYEVRGAGPLLLLIAGGSGDGAVFDHVAPALADRFTVASYDARGPGRSPLDGPAEDQRVEVHAADARRLIDLLSPDEPAAVFGTSSGGITALGLLARHPGRLRRVIAHEPPLARALPEPAELLALFEDVRDTAVREGTGPAFAKLAAGLAARDTERDPARDTGRSTDASHEAPHDQPPLDPEFLARMHAGSAYFLRHILYPFTHHTPELGELKAASDRLVLAVGEDSRGTPLADLVQQLGRRVGAPVRAFPGGHIGVTEHPVRFAARLREVLAESLG, translated from the coding sequence ATGATCGACCAGTCCGCAGGGGCCGCCGCGCCCCTCGTCGGAACCCTGCCCGTACCCGGCGCCACCTTGCGCTACGAGGTACGGGGCGCGGGCCCGTTGCTGCTGCTGATAGCCGGCGGCTCGGGCGACGGGGCCGTCTTCGACCACGTCGCACCCGCCCTGGCCGACCGCTTCACCGTCGCCTCCTACGACGCGCGCGGCCCCGGCCGCAGCCCGCTGGACGGGCCGGCGGAGGACCAGCGGGTCGAGGTGCACGCCGCCGACGCGCGCCGGCTGATCGACCTGCTGTCGCCCGATGAGCCAGCCGCCGTCTTCGGCACCAGCTCGGGCGGCATCACCGCGCTCGGCCTGCTGGCCCGCCACCCCGGCCGGCTGCGCCGGGTGATCGCGCACGAGCCGCCACTGGCCCGCGCCCTGCCCGAGCCGGCCGAGCTGCTGGCCCTGTTCGAGGATGTTCGCGACACGGCCGTACGGGAGGGCACCGGACCGGCGTTCGCCAAGTTGGCCGCCGGCCTGGCGGCGCGGGACACCGAGCGGGACCCGGCCCGGGACACCGGGCGGAGCACCGACGCGAGCCACGAAGCCCCGCACGACCAGCCGCCCCTCGACCCCGAGTTCCTGGCCCGGATGCACGCCGGCAGCGCCTACTTCCTGCGGCACATCCTGTATCCGTTCACCCACCACACCCCGGAACTGGGCGAGCTGAAAGCGGCGTCCGACCGGCTCGTGCTCGCGGTGGGCGAGGACTCGCGGGGCACGCCGCTGGCCGACCTCGTCCAGCAGCTGGGCCGGCGCGTCGGCGCGCCCGTCCGCGCGTTCCCCGGCGGGCACATCGGCGTCACCGAGCACCCCGTCCGGTTCGCGGCACGGCTGCGCGAGGTGCTGGCGGAGTCCCTCGGCTGA
- a CDS encoding diguanylate cyclase domain-containing protein, producing MGRMGEDADARLCAVVGLSQAMAAAQTSAPATSAPHPDEATGPLPHRDLAHAAALGACEAMDGSFASISVWERDRGLLRVLTNVGERAPDEAEFPEDESYPVHAFPEITEFLHEEWAGGGIPNAWTETREGPGHRRAEALRRRGRGSCVVAPIVLHGRAWGELYVARGATAPAFDSGDTGFATVLAAIIAAGIAQNERLEEVRRLAFTDPLTGLANRRAIDARLDEALEVHRDLGTVVSLVVCDINGLKRVNDAHGHEAGDRLLERFGGVLSLCGAMLTGALAGRLGGDEFCLLAVGPTADEVVRAADELCRRAAELELGEGVACGVASTGDPVGEVRSARRLFRLADAAQYRAKALRSAKPVVAGREGPPDEDPTLRLAATPAPPRPPERRRFRNR from the coding sequence ATGGGCCGAATGGGAGAGGACGCGGACGCGCGGCTGTGCGCGGTCGTCGGGCTGTCCCAGGCCATGGCGGCGGCCCAGACCTCGGCGCCCGCGACCTCGGCCCCGCATCCCGACGAGGCCACCGGGCCACTCCCGCACCGGGACCTCGCCCACGCCGCCGCGCTGGGCGCCTGCGAGGCGATGGACGGCTCCTTCGCCTCGATATCGGTCTGGGAGCGCGACCGGGGGCTGCTGCGGGTGCTGACGAACGTGGGGGAGCGGGCACCGGACGAGGCGGAGTTCCCCGAGGACGAGTCCTATCCCGTCCACGCCTTTCCCGAGATCACCGAGTTCCTGCACGAGGAGTGGGCGGGCGGCGGCATACCGAACGCCTGGACCGAGACCCGCGAGGGCCCCGGTCACCGGCGGGCCGAGGCACTGCGCCGCCGGGGCCGGGGCTCGTGCGTGGTCGCGCCGATCGTGCTGCACGGGCGCGCCTGGGGCGAGCTGTATGTGGCACGCGGTGCCACCGCTCCCGCCTTCGACTCCGGCGACACCGGTTTCGCCACCGTGCTGGCCGCGATCATCGCGGCGGGCATCGCCCAGAACGAGCGCCTGGAGGAGGTACGCCGCCTCGCCTTCACCGACCCCCTCACCGGGCTCGCCAACCGCCGCGCGATCGACGCCCGGCTGGACGAGGCGCTGGAGGTCCACCGCGACCTGGGCACCGTCGTCAGCCTCGTCGTCTGCGACATCAACGGCCTCAAGCGCGTCAACGACGCACACGGCCACGAGGCCGGCGACCGGCTGCTGGAGCGCTTCGGCGGCGTCCTGTCCCTGTGCGGCGCGATGCTGACCGGGGCGCTGGCCGGACGGCTGGGCGGCGACGAGTTCTGCCTGCTCGCCGTCGGGCCCACGGCCGACGAGGTGGTGCGCGCCGCCGACGAGCTGTGCCGCCGGGCGGCCGAACTGGAGCTGGGCGAGGGCGTCGCCTGCGGGGTGGCCTCCACCGGCGACCCGGTCGGCGAGGTGCGCTCGGCCCGCCGCCTCTTCCGCCTCGCCGACGCGGCGCAGTACCGCGCCAAGGCCCTCCGCTCGGCCAAGCCCGTCGTGGCCGGACGCGAGGGCCCGCCCGACGAGGACCCCACGCTCCGCCTGGCCGCGACCCCGGCTCCGCCCCGGCCACCCGAACGCCGCCGCTTCCGGAACCGTTAG
- a CDS encoding enoyl-CoA hydratase/isomerase family protein: MDHSEQVFGEWVRVRRDGHVAELVLDRKGAMNAVSTAFAEALAEACAALAADDGVRATVLTSTHERAFCVGADLKERNALSDAELGAQRPRARAAYTGVLELPMPTIAAVHGFALGGGYELALSCDLIVADPTAVVGLPEVSVGVVPGGGGTQLLPRRVGAARAAELIFSARRVEAAEAHTLGLVDQLVGQGEDRAEALALGARIAANSPVGLRAAKRALRTGWGMELRAGLEVEEAAWRRVAFSGDRAEGVAAFNEKRTPRWPGI, from the coding sequence ATGGATCACAGCGAGCAGGTGTTCGGGGAGTGGGTGCGGGTCCGCAGGGACGGGCACGTGGCGGAGCTGGTGTTGGACCGGAAGGGCGCGATGAACGCGGTCTCGACCGCGTTCGCCGAAGCGCTCGCCGAGGCGTGTGCCGCGCTGGCCGCCGATGACGGCGTCCGGGCCACGGTTCTGACCTCCACACACGAGCGGGCCTTTTGCGTCGGCGCCGACCTGAAGGAGCGCAACGCGCTCAGCGACGCCGAGCTGGGGGCCCAGCGCCCGCGCGCCCGCGCCGCCTATACGGGGGTGCTGGAGCTGCCGATGCCCACGATCGCCGCCGTGCACGGCTTCGCGCTGGGCGGCGGCTACGAACTCGCCCTGTCCTGCGACCTGATCGTCGCCGACCCGACGGCGGTCGTCGGGCTGCCCGAGGTGTCCGTGGGCGTCGTCCCCGGTGGTGGCGGTACGCAGCTGCTGCCGCGCCGGGTGGGTGCGGCGCGGGCCGCCGAGCTCATCTTCAGCGCCCGCCGCGTCGAGGCGGCCGAGGCGCACACCCTCGGCCTGGTCGACCAGCTCGTGGGGCAGGGCGAGGACCGGGCCGAGGCGCTGGCGCTCGGGGCACGGATCGCCGCGAACTCCCCGGTCGGGCTGCGCGCCGCCAAGCGCGCGCTGCGCACCGGCTGGGGCATGGAGCTGCGCGCGGGCCTGGAGGTCGAGGAGGCGGCCTGGCGCAGGGTCGCCTTCTCCGGCGACCGGGCCGAGGGCGTCGCGGCGTTCAACGAGAAGCGGACGCCGCGGTGGCCGGGGATCTGA
- a CDS encoding adenylate/guanylate cyclase domain-containing protein: MTVNEPGTPARRPASAAGSSAASDSDGGGPGGSATGSERGADSGPAAGSGPASGAAPEPSSEPAPASGEHPERTDPAPGAAPEGDADGVPGADPGGADGVPGDGPGAQSSPPHGGPDGPGDDEDEEGDVPEDDTDPSALRIEELILGSDRQYTPFQAARAAGVSMELASRFWRAMGFADVGQARALTEADVLALRRLSGLVEAGLLSETMAVQVARSTGQTTARLADWQIDSFLMGLTEPPEPGMTRNEVTFPLVQLLLPELEEFLVYVWRRQLAAATGRVVQAQDDEEMVNRRQAIGFADLVGFTRLTRRLEEEELGELVEAFETTAADLVAAHGGRLIKALGDEILYVAEDAGTAAEIGLRLIETMANDETMPELRVGIAFGTMTTRMGDVFGNTVNLASRLTSIAPKDTVLVDGAFRAELTGSGMAPESEKESEDLSGYRFALQPLYQRPVRGLGVVEPWLLRRRPAS; encoded by the coding sequence GTGACCGTGAACGAACCGGGCACCCCCGCACGGAGGCCGGCGTCCGCCGCCGGGTCATCGGCCGCGTCGGACAGCGACGGCGGCGGCCCTGGCGGCTCCGCGACCGGCTCGGAGCGGGGTGCGGACTCCGGCCCGGCCGCCGGCTCCGGCCCAGCTTCCGGCGCAGCCCCCGAGCCCTCTTCGGAGCCCGCCCCGGCCTCGGGGGAACACCCCGAGCGGACCGACCCGGCACCGGGTGCCGCCCCCGAAGGCGACGCGGACGGTGTTCCGGGTGCCGATCCGGGCGGCGCGGACGGCGTCCCGGGCGACGGCCCCGGCGCCCAGAGCAGCCCCCCGCACGGCGGACCGGATGGACCAGGCGACGACGAAGACGAAGAGGGCGACGTCCCCGAGGACGACACCGACCCCAGCGCTCTGCGCATCGAGGAGCTGATCCTCGGCTCCGACCGGCAGTACACCCCCTTTCAGGCGGCGCGCGCGGCGGGCGTCTCCATGGAGCTGGCCTCCCGCTTCTGGCGGGCGATGGGCTTCGCCGACGTCGGCCAGGCCCGCGCGCTGACCGAGGCGGACGTGCTGGCCCTGCGGCGGCTGTCGGGCCTGGTGGAGGCGGGGCTGCTGAGCGAGACGATGGCCGTCCAGGTGGCGCGCTCCACCGGCCAGACCACGGCGCGGCTCGCCGACTGGCAGATCGACTCCTTCTTGATGGGGCTGACCGAGCCGCCCGAGCCGGGCATGACCCGCAACGAGGTCACCTTCCCGCTGGTGCAGCTGCTGCTGCCCGAGCTGGAGGAGTTCCTGGTCTATGTGTGGCGCAGGCAGCTCGCCGCCGCCACCGGCCGTGTCGTCCAGGCCCAGGACGACGAGGAGATGGTCAACCGGCGGCAGGCCATCGGCTTCGCCGACCTGGTCGGCTTCACCCGGCTGACCCGGCGGCTGGAGGAGGAGGAACTGGGCGAGCTGGTCGAGGCGTTCGAGACCACGGCCGCCGACTTGGTCGCGGCCCACGGCGGGCGGCTCATCAAGGCGCTGGGCGACGAGATCCTCTACGTCGCCGAGGACGCGGGTACGGCCGCCGAGATCGGGCTGCGGCTGATCGAGACCATGGCCAACGACGAGACGATGCCGGAGCTGCGCGTCGGGATCGCCTTCGGGACGATGACGACGCGGATGGGCGACGTGTTCGGCAACACCGTCAACCTCGCCAGCCGGCTCACCTCGATAGCGCCCAAGGACACGGTGCTGGTCGACGGCGCCTTCCGGGCCGAGCTGACCGGTTCGGGCATGGCTCCCGAGTCGGAGAAGGAGAGCGAGGACCTGTCCGGGTACCGCTTCGCGCTCCAGCCGCTCTACCAGCGTCCGGTGCGTGGCCTGGGCGTCGTCGAACCCTGGCTGCTGCGCCGCCGTCCGGCCTCCTGA